The following proteins come from a genomic window of Micromonospora echinofusca:
- a CDS encoding alkaline phosphatase family protein, whose amino-acid sequence MAGPRRPAAPVRPPPVTDPLEIVGPRYGDASLADVLPAALAVLDVPGAVDPLGLRAALPGVRRIAVLLVDGLGWHQIPTAAPYAPTLAGLAATAGRQLTSGFPSTTPTSLVTLGTGAAPGAHGVLGFTVRVPGTDRVLNHIEWAADPAPLRWQPVRTQLERARAAGVAVTVVSRPEFGGSGLTLAANRGGDYRGASGVDALAERMLAALAAGAGPTLVSGYHPDLDRHGHLTGVDSAPWRIAAAEVDRLLARLVDGLPPDAALLVTADHGQLDIPAGHRIDLDTDPRLRAGLEVVAGEPRVRYLHVTPGAVDDVVAAWSAVLGDAARVRTRDEVVAAGWFGPVAEEHLLRIGDVVVICNGTYAVTASRSEPPAVARLVAYHGADTAAEMTIPLLVVRG is encoded by the coding sequence CTGGCGGGACCTCGCCGCCCAGCTGCACCTGTTCGCCCGCCGCCCGTGACCGACCCGCTGGAGATCGTCGGGCCGCGCTACGGCGACGCCAGCCTCGCCGACGTCCTGCCCGCCGCGCTCGCCGTGCTCGACGTGCCCGGCGCCGTCGACCCGCTCGGGCTGCGGGCCGCGCTGCCCGGGGTACGCCGGATCGCGGTGCTGCTCGTCGACGGCCTCGGCTGGCACCAGATCCCGACCGCCGCCCCGTACGCGCCGACCCTGGCGGGGCTCGCCGCCACCGCCGGCCGGCAGCTGACCTCCGGCTTTCCGTCGACCACGCCGACCAGCCTGGTGACGCTGGGCACCGGCGCCGCCCCCGGCGCGCACGGCGTACTCGGGTTCACGGTGCGGGTGCCGGGGACCGACCGGGTGCTCAACCACATCGAGTGGGCGGCGGATCCGGCGCCGCTGCGCTGGCAGCCGGTGCGTACGCAGCTGGAACGGGCCCGTGCCGCCGGGGTCGCGGTGACCGTGGTGAGCCGGCCGGAGTTCGGCGGCAGCGGGCTGACGCTGGCCGCCAACCGGGGCGGCGACTACCGCGGCGCGTCCGGCGTCGACGCGCTCGCCGAACGGATGCTCGCCGCCCTGGCCGCCGGCGCGGGGCCCACGCTGGTCTCCGGCTACCACCCCGACCTGGACCGGCACGGCCACCTCACGGGCGTCGACTCGGCGCCCTGGCGGATCGCCGCGGCCGAGGTGGACCGGCTGCTGGCCCGGCTCGTCGACGGGCTGCCGCCCGACGCCGCGCTGCTGGTCACCGCCGACCACGGGCAGCTCGACATCCCGGCCGGGCACCGCATCGACCTGGACACCGACCCCCGGCTGCGCGCCGGGCTGGAGGTGGTCGCCGGGGAGCCCCGGGTCCGCTACCTGCACGTCACCCCCGGCGCCGTGGACGACGTGGTGGCCGCCTGGTCGGCGGTGCTCGGCGACGCGGCCCGGGTGCGTACGCGCGACGAGGTGGTGGCGGCCGGCTGGTTCGGCCCGGTGGCGGAGGAGCACCTGCTCCGCATCGGCGACGTGGTGGTGATCTGCAACGGCACGTACGCGGTGACCGCCTCCCGCTCCGAGCCGCCGGCGGTCGCCCGGCTGGTGGCGTACCACGGGGCGGACACGGCGGCCGAGATGACGATCCCGCTGCTGGTCGTACGCGGCTGA
- a CDS encoding DNA polymerase IV, with protein MGRSQSLPRGGDPRFGPDADDSGCPILHVDMDAFFASVEVRRRPELRGRPVVVGGTGPRGVVSSASYEARRYGVRSAMPTARARALCPQAVYLPPDFPQYSAASTAVMQIFRDVTPLVEPLSLDEAFLDVAGARRLFGPPAAIARRIRERVAAEQGLTCSVGVAPSKFVAKLGSTRAKPDGLLVVPAARVLDFLHPLPVSALWGVGERSTETLRRLGLATIGDLAAAPMGMLRKALGEAAATGLHELAWGRDPRRVSPEHVEKSIGAEVTFDVDVGDPLEIRRALLALAEKVGVRLRRAGQVGRTVSLKVRLADFRTVSRSRTAGTPTDVAREIFDTVWALYTALDPGEPIRLVGVRVEGLAAAQETPRQLTLGAPERGWREAEAAADAAAARFGRSVIGPASLLGPRDGRRNENPPRP; from the coding sequence ATGGGTCGCAGCCAGTCGTTGCCCCGGGGCGGCGATCCCCGGTTCGGGCCGGACGCCGACGATTCCGGCTGCCCGATCCTGCACGTCGACATGGACGCCTTCTTCGCCTCGGTCGAGGTCCGGCGCCGTCCGGAGCTGCGCGGCCGGCCCGTCGTGGTCGGCGGCACCGGCCCGCGCGGGGTGGTGAGCTCCGCCAGCTACGAGGCCCGGCGCTACGGCGTACGCAGCGCGATGCCCACCGCGCGGGCCCGGGCGCTCTGCCCGCAGGCCGTCTACCTGCCGCCCGACTTCCCGCAATACTCGGCGGCCTCCACCGCCGTCATGCAGATCTTCCGCGACGTGACCCCGCTGGTCGAGCCGCTCTCCCTGGACGAGGCGTTCCTCGACGTGGCCGGCGCCCGGCGCCTGTTCGGCCCGCCGGCCGCCATCGCCCGGCGCATCCGCGAGCGGGTCGCCGCCGAGCAGGGGCTGACCTGCTCGGTCGGCGTCGCCCCGAGCAAGTTCGTGGCCAAGCTCGGCTCGACCCGCGCCAAGCCCGACGGCCTGCTCGTCGTCCCGGCCGCCCGGGTGCTCGACTTCCTGCACCCGCTGCCGGTGTCGGCGCTGTGGGGGGTGGGGGAGCGGTCCACCGAGACGCTGCGCCGGCTGGGCCTGGCCACGATCGGTGACCTCGCCGCGGCGCCGATGGGCATGCTGCGCAAGGCGCTCGGCGAGGCGGCCGCCACCGGGCTGCACGAGCTGGCCTGGGGACGGGACCCGCGCCGGGTCAGTCCGGAGCACGTGGAGAAGTCGATCGGCGCCGAGGTGACCTTCGACGTCGACGTGGGTGACCCGCTGGAGATCCGCCGGGCGCTGCTCGCGCTCGCCGAGAAGGTCGGCGTCCGGCTGCGCCGGGCGGGGCAGGTCGGGCGCACCGTGTCGCTCAAGGTGCGGCTGGCCGACTTCCGCACCGTCAGCCGCTCCCGCACGGCCGGCACGCCGACCGACGTCGCCAGGGAGATCTTCGACACCGTCTGGGCGCTCTACACCGCGCTCGACCCCGGTGAGCCCATCCGGCTGGTCGGCGTACGCGTCGAAGGGCTCGCCGCCGCGCAGGAGACCCCGCGACAGCTCACCCTCGGGGCGCCCGAGCGGGGCTGGCGGGAGGCGGAAGCCGCAGCCGACGCCGCGGCTGCCCGTTTCGGGCGGTCCGTCATAGGTCCGGCCAGTCTGCTGGGGCCCCGGGACGGGCGACGAAATGAAAATCCTCCCCGGCCGTAG
- a CDS encoding DUF3040 domain-containing protein has protein sequence MPLSEHEQRLFEQIERSLAEDPKFASAVRASDPRFHARRRLLVAAGVLIAGLALLVYGAVIKLPPLAVAGFVVMLASAALAVQSHRRAQSPDLHVVGGTTSRRRPKGRSGRRPSILDRMEDRWRQRPEGHR, from the coding sequence GTGCCGCTCTCGGAGCACGAGCAGCGGCTGTTCGAGCAGATCGAGCGGTCGCTTGCCGAGGACCCCAAATTCGCCTCGGCCGTGCGCGCCAGCGATCCGCGCTTCCACGCGCGGCGTCGCCTGCTCGTCGCTGCCGGCGTGCTGATCGCTGGGCTGGCGCTGTTGGTCTACGGCGCGGTGATCAAGCTTCCGCCGCTGGCAGTGGCGGGTTTCGTCGTCATGCTGGCCTCGGCCGCGCTCGCGGTGCAGTCGCATCGTCGGGCGCAGTCACCTGACCTGCACGTCGTCGGCGGGACGACGAGTCGTCGTCGCCCCAAAGGCCGGTCGGGTCGCCGGCCCTCGATCCTGGATCGGATGGAGGACCGGTGGCGGCAGCGCCCGGAGGGACACCGCTGA
- a CDS encoding transglutaminase TgpA family protein encodes MIAHRNLGFVAAVATLLAAAPLSAIFERWTWLIQATIAVAVVAAVAALARAARVPLWGQALGMLAGLTLALTWLFPGGGELLGIVPTPSTLTHFGELLDNSLEDMRSYGVKVPDTDPLLFVTVLGIGGVAVVVDVLAVGLRRPALAGLPMLAIYSVPVAVYVDSVPAVPFVVGAAGFLWLLVTDNVERVRRFGRRFTGDGRDVDVWEASPLAAAGRRLAAVGVALAVLLPLAVPGMTGGLLDTLGAGSGNGNGRPGQGGTGRIDLFAALSGQLNQSEVADLVKVTTNEPNPFYLRFGVADKLTPSGFREGTPTGRPVDDLPAPSARGAEQRKYQATVEVTKNLTMPLLPVYTEPVRTEELNGNWAYDPSLQVIFSNRDNSRDRRYAFEYVRSTYTPAALRRSPPLPADHAVRRLHPTPPPVPEVEELVSTLVRGKDTEYDKVRAIYDHFSSDNGFTYSLSTKGGTSGREIVDFLDNKVGFCQQYAAAMTWLVRAAGIPARVAFGFANGSNSSEGTYTLTNRNLHAWTEVYFNEVGWVPFDATPAYGVQGSTRSAWAPDIDAPEEQAPAPGTSSAPGGADPSAGPASPEGPEEDFDSGLALGDAAATEQRPVWPWYAAGAVLALLVLLALPALRRAALRRRRSGPAAPAATPVRPEAAGDAPADGRRMVVLADAERARADAHAAWDELLDTLVDYRVRIDRTETPRATAGRLSREALTADAEAVTAVGLLGRAEERARYARDPLTGEQLLPALRAVRAALAARADRRTRLVAAVLPPSVLLRWRTGTAEASSRLVAAGGRARHRLLRWSPRRLLTDRVAR; translated from the coding sequence ATGATCGCCCACCGGAACCTGGGCTTCGTGGCCGCCGTGGCGACGCTGCTCGCCGCCGCGCCGCTGTCGGCCATCTTCGAACGCTGGACGTGGCTGATCCAGGCGACGATCGCGGTGGCGGTGGTCGCCGCCGTCGCCGCGCTCGCCCGGGCGGCGCGGGTTCCGCTCTGGGGCCAGGCGCTGGGCATGCTGGCCGGCCTGACGCTGGCCCTGACCTGGCTCTTTCCCGGCGGCGGCGAGCTGCTGGGCATCGTGCCCACCCCGTCGACCCTCACGCACTTCGGCGAACTGCTCGACAACTCGCTGGAGGACATGCGCTCCTACGGCGTCAAGGTGCCCGACACCGATCCGCTGCTGTTCGTCACGGTCCTCGGGATCGGCGGGGTGGCCGTGGTGGTCGACGTACTCGCCGTCGGGCTGCGTCGCCCGGCGCTGGCCGGGCTGCCGATGCTGGCGATCTACTCGGTGCCCGTCGCGGTCTACGTGGACAGCGTCCCGGCGGTGCCGTTCGTCGTCGGCGCCGCCGGCTTCCTCTGGCTGCTGGTCACCGACAACGTCGAGCGGGTCCGCCGGTTCGGCCGGCGGTTCACCGGCGACGGGCGCGACGTCGACGTCTGGGAGGCGTCGCCGCTGGCCGCCGCCGGGCGGCGGCTGGCCGCGGTGGGGGTGGCACTGGCCGTGCTGCTGCCGCTGGCCGTACCGGGCATGACGGGCGGGCTGCTCGACACGCTGGGCGCGGGGTCGGGCAACGGCAACGGGCGCCCCGGGCAGGGCGGGACCGGCCGGATCGACCTCTTCGCGGCGCTGAGCGGGCAGCTCAACCAGTCCGAGGTCGCCGACCTGGTCAAGGTCACCACGAACGAGCCCAACCCCTTCTACCTGCGTTTCGGGGTGGCCGACAAGCTCACGCCGAGCGGCTTCCGCGAAGGCACCCCCACGGGGCGCCCCGTCGACGACCTGCCGGCGCCGTCCGCGCGGGGCGCGGAGCAGCGGAAGTACCAGGCCACGGTCGAGGTGACGAAGAACCTCACCATGCCGCTGCTGCCGGTCTACACCGAACCGGTGCGCACCGAGGAACTCAACGGCAACTGGGCGTACGACCCGAGCCTCCAGGTGATCTTCTCCAACCGGGACAACTCACGCGACCGGCGCTACGCGTTCGAGTACGTGCGCTCGACCTACACGCCGGCGGCCCTGCGCCGGTCGCCGCCGCTGCCGGCCGACCACGCCGTACGGCGCCTGCACCCCACCCCGCCGCCGGTGCCCGAGGTCGAGGAGCTGGTCTCCACGCTGGTGCGGGGCAAGGACACCGAGTACGACAAGGTCCGCGCGATCTACGACCACTTCTCCTCGGACAACGGCTTCACCTACTCGCTGAGCACCAAGGGCGGCACCAGCGGGCGGGAGATCGTCGACTTCCTCGACAACAAGGTCGGCTTCTGCCAGCAGTACGCCGCCGCGATGACGTGGCTCGTCCGGGCCGCCGGCATCCCGGCGCGGGTGGCGTTCGGCTTCGCCAACGGCAGCAACTCCAGCGAGGGCACGTACACCCTGACGAACCGCAACCTGCACGCCTGGACGGAGGTCTACTTCAACGAGGTCGGCTGGGTGCCGTTCGACGCCACCCCCGCGTACGGCGTGCAGGGCTCGACCCGCTCGGCCTGGGCGCCGGACATCGACGCCCCGGAGGAGCAGGCGCCGGCCCCCGGCACGTCGAGTGCCCCCGGCGGCGCCGACCCGTCGGCCGGCCCGGCTTCGCCGGAGGGTCCCGAGGAGGACTTCGACTCCGGTCTGGCCCTCGGCGACGCGGCGGCGACCGAGCAGCGTCCGGTCTGGCCCTGGTACGCCGCCGGTGCGGTGCTGGCCCTGCTCGTCCTGCTCGCCCTGCCGGCCCTGCGGCGGGCGGCCCTGCGCCGGCGGCGCAGCGGCCCGGCGGCCCCGGCCGCGACGCCGGTACGCCCCGAGGCGGCCGGCGACGCGCCCGCGGACGGGCGGCGCATGGTGGTGCTGGCGGACGCGGAGCGGGCGCGGGCGGACGCGCACGCCGCCTGGGACGAACTGCTCGACACGCTGGTGGACTACCGGGTCCGGATCGACCGCACGGAGACCCCCAGGGCGACCGCCGGTCGGCTGTCCCGGGAGGCGCTCACGGCCGACGCGGAGGCGGTCACGGCGGTGGGCCTGCTCGGCCGCGCCGAGGAACGCGCCCGCTACGCCCGTGACCCGCTGACCGGCGAGCAGCTCCTGCCTGCCCTGCGCGCCGTACGCGCCGCGCTCGCCGCGCGGGCCGACCGGCGCACCCGCCTGGTGGCGGCGGTGCTGCCGCCGTCGGTGCTGCTGCGCTGGCGCACGGGCACGGCCGAGGCGTCGTCCCGGCTGGTGGCGGCGGGCGGACGGGCCCGGCACCGGTTGCTGCGCTGGAGCCCGCGTCGCCTGCTGACCGACCGAGTGGCCCGCTGA
- a CDS encoding DUF58 domain-containing protein, translated as MRDGLRGLTTRGRSFLAAAVAAAVSAGILGEKDLLRVAVLLAILPLLAAAYVGRSRYKLACNRSLDPHRVPVGASSRVVLRLQNMSRLPTGTLLLEDRLPYALGSRPRVVLERLGAHQASSVAYTVRADVRGRYEVGPLVVRMTDPFGLCELSRAFPSTDHLTVIPQVTPLPSVRLPGEYAGSGDSRARSVAVHGEDDAATREYRMGDDLRRVHWKSTARTGELMVRREEQPWESRATVVLDTRAYGHRGDGPTASFEWAVSAAASIAVHLRQAGYKLRLVTGSGADVDASEATGDGVLLDHLAEVRLDKKGELTTLVQRVRQRADGGLIIGLFGSVSTAEAELLAGLRGNGATCVGFLLDSSTWLNLPAKARAEAEHAHGAAALAMLQSGWRVIGVDHGTLLPALWPQAARGSQGFALRAAMAETVAGGMR; from the coding sequence GTGCGCGACGGGCTGCGAGGGCTGACCACCCGCGGCCGTTCCTTCCTGGCGGCCGCGGTCGCGGCGGCGGTCTCGGCCGGCATCCTCGGCGAGAAGGACCTGCTCCGGGTGGCCGTGCTGCTGGCCATCCTGCCGCTGCTGGCGGCGGCCTACGTCGGGCGCAGCCGCTACAAGCTGGCCTGCAACCGGTCGCTGGACCCGCACCGGGTGCCCGTCGGGGCGAGTTCCCGGGTGGTGCTGCGGTTGCAGAACATGTCCCGGCTGCCCACCGGCACCCTGCTGCTGGAGGACCGGCTGCCGTACGCGCTGGGCAGCCGGCCCCGCGTGGTGCTGGAGCGGCTCGGCGCCCACCAGGCCAGCTCGGTGGCCTACACGGTGCGCGCCGACGTGCGGGGGCGCTACGAGGTGGGCCCGCTGGTGGTTCGGATGACCGACCCGTTCGGGCTGTGCGAGCTGAGCCGCGCGTTCCCGAGCACCGATCACCTGACCGTCATCCCGCAGGTCACCCCGCTGCCCTCGGTGCGTCTGCCCGGCGAGTACGCCGGCAGCGGCGACAGCCGGGCCCGCTCCGTCGCCGTGCACGGCGAGGACGACGCCGCCACCCGGGAGTACCGGATGGGTGACGACCTGCGCCGGGTGCACTGGAAGTCGACCGCGCGCACCGGCGAGCTGATGGTGCGCCGGGAGGAGCAGCCCTGGGAGAGCCGGGCCACCGTCGTGCTGGACACCCGCGCGTACGGCCACCGCGGCGACGGGCCGACGGCCTCCTTCGAGTGGGCGGTCTCCGCCGCGGCGAGCATCGCGGTGCACCTGCGGCAGGCCGGCTACAAGCTGCGTCTGGTCACCGGCTCCGGCGCCGACGTGGACGCCTCCGAGGCGACCGGCGACGGGGTGCTCCTCGACCACCTCGCCGAGGTGCGGCTCGACAAGAAGGGCGAGCTCACCACCCTGGTGCAGCGGGTGCGGCAACGGGCGGACGGCGGCCTGATCATCGGGCTGTTCGGCTCGGTGAGCACGGCCGAGGCGGAGCTGCTGGCCGGGCTGCGCGGCAACGGCGCCACCTGCGTCGGCTTCCTGCTCGACAGCTCCACCTGGCTCAACCTGCCCGCCAAGGCCCGGGCCGAGGCCGAACACGCGCACGGCGCCGCCGCGCTGGCCATGTTGCAGAGCGGCTGGCGGGTCATCGGGGTCGACCACGGCACGCTGCTGCCCGCGCTGTGGCCGCAGGCGGCCCGTGGTTCGCAGGGCTTCGCGCTGCGGGCGGCCATGGCCGAGACGGTGGCCGGCGGCATGCGATGA
- a CDS encoding AAA family ATPase, whose translation MTQQTWDEVGGLLPHDEFRAASEAIVSNIEQVIEGKTATVRLALAVLLAEGHLLIEDVPGVGKTKLAKAMARSIDCSVRRIQFTPDLLPSDVTGVSVYNQETHDFEFRPGAVFANLVVGDEINRASPKTQSALLECMEERQVTVDGVTYHLQTPFMVVATQNPIEMEGTYPLPEAQRDRFTARIAMGYPDPRAELAMLDGHGATDPLDELRPVSDANTVRQLIGHVRQVHVADAVKQYAIDLVTATREAADLRLGASPRATLQLLRTARAVAALEGRDYVLPDDLQVLAVPVLAHRIIPTADAQLARRTTDAIVSELVHRLPLPHDRGRSPYDTRPTGEGNGRATYEPRGR comes from the coding sequence GTGACACAACAGACCTGGGACGAGGTGGGCGGCCTGTTGCCGCACGACGAGTTCCGCGCCGCCAGCGAAGCCATCGTGTCGAACATCGAGCAGGTCATCGAGGGCAAGACCGCCACCGTGCGGCTCGCCCTGGCCGTCCTGCTCGCCGAGGGCCACCTGCTCATCGAGGACGTGCCCGGCGTCGGCAAGACCAAGCTCGCCAAGGCCATGGCCCGCTCGATCGACTGCTCCGTGCGCCGCATCCAGTTCACCCCCGACCTGCTGCCCAGCGACGTCACGGGCGTCAGCGTCTACAACCAGGAGACGCACGACTTCGAGTTCCGCCCCGGCGCGGTCTTCGCCAACCTGGTCGTCGGCGACGAGATCAACCGCGCCTCGCCGAAGACGCAGTCCGCGTTGCTGGAGTGCATGGAGGAGCGCCAGGTCACCGTCGACGGCGTCACCTACCACCTCCAGACGCCGTTCATGGTCGTCGCGACGCAGAACCCGATCGAGATGGAGGGCACCTATCCCCTCCCCGAGGCGCAGCGCGACCGGTTCACCGCCCGCATCGCGATGGGCTACCCGGACCCTCGCGCCGAGCTGGCGATGCTCGACGGGCACGGCGCCACGGACCCGCTGGACGAGCTGCGGCCGGTCTCCGACGCCAACACCGTGCGGCAGCTGATCGGCCACGTCCGCCAGGTGCACGTCGCCGACGCGGTCAAGCAGTACGCGATCGACCTGGTCACCGCCACCCGCGAGGCCGCCGACCTGCGCCTCGGGGCATCCCCCCGGGCCACCCTCCAGCTGCTGCGCACCGCCCGCGCGGTGGCCGCCCTGGAGGGGCGCGACTACGTCCTGCCCGACGATCTCCAGGTGCTGGCCGTGCCGGTGCTCGCGCACCGGATCATCCCCACCGCCGACGCCCAGCTCGCCCGGCGTACGACCGACGCGATCGTCTCCGAGCTGGTGCACCGGCTGCCGCTGCCGCACGACCGCGGGCGCTCCCCGTACGACACCCGCCCGACGGGCGAGGGCAACGGCCGAGCCACGTACGAGCCGCGGGGGCGGTGA
- the leuS gene encoding leucine--tRNA ligase, producing MSEAAPADIPPFRYTAALAEEIEQRWQDVWAREGTFHAPNPTGPLADPGHPRAGAEKLYVLDMFPYPSGAGLHVGHPLGYIGTDCFARYQRMAGRNVLHAMGFDAFGLPAEQYAVQTGTHPRTTTVANIERYKAQLRRLGLAHDERRSVATIDTDFYRWTQWIFLQVFNSWYDTDAKRARPIAELIAEFEGGNRPTPDGRPWAELSVAERRAVVDDHRLAYVSQAPVNWCPGLGTVLANEEVTADGRSERGNFPVFKRNLKQWMMRITAYGDRLLDDLDTLDWPEPIKLMQRNWIGRSTGAHIDFPTTVEPIRVFTTRPDTIFGATYMVLAPEHELVDALAPAAWPEGTKDAWTGGHANPRAAVEAYRKAAAAKTDVERQADTKEKTGVFVGAYATNPVTGGRVPVFIADYVLAGYGTGAIMAVPGQDERDWAFAEVFELPIVRTVQPAEGFDGKAYTGDGPVINSAAPERGLDLDGLGVAEAKAATIGWLEANGHGTGAVTYRLRDWLFSRQRYWGEPFPIVYDETGAAIALPEEMLPVELPEVDDFSPRTFDPEDADSNPETPLSRRRDWVEVELDLGDGPKRYTRETNVMPQWAGSCWYELRYLDPTNSQRFVDAENEAYWMGPRGEGDCGGTDLYVGGAEHAVLHLLYARFWHKVLYDLGHVSSFEPFRKLFNQGYIQAYAYTDARGAYVPAEEVTERDGGFYLGDTQVNREYGKMGKSLKNVVTPDEMCAAYGADTFRVYEMSMGPLEVSRPWETRAVVGSYRFLQRVWRAVVDEQTGALRVTDAPADDATRRLLHKVVDGVRGDMEAIRFNTAIAKLIELTNGLTRLAETPREVAEPLVLMLAPFAPHVAEELWRRLGHDTSLTYADFPTADPALLVAETVTYPVQINGKVRGRVEVPADASEETVRAAALEAVASSLAGKEPRKVIVIKGRMVSVVA from the coding sequence ATGAGTGAGGCAGCACCGGCCGACATTCCCCCGTTCCGGTACACCGCGGCCCTGGCCGAGGAGATCGAGCAGCGCTGGCAGGACGTCTGGGCGCGGGAGGGGACGTTCCACGCCCCGAACCCGACCGGCCCGCTGGCCGACCCCGGTCACCCCCGCGCCGGGGCGGAGAAGCTGTACGTCCTGGACATGTTCCCGTACCCGTCGGGCGCGGGCCTGCACGTCGGGCACCCCCTGGGCTACATCGGCACCGACTGCTTCGCCCGCTACCAGCGGATGGCCGGGCGCAACGTGCTGCACGCGATGGGCTTCGACGCGTTCGGCCTGCCCGCCGAGCAGTACGCGGTGCAGACCGGCACCCACCCGCGCACCACCACGGTGGCGAACATCGAGCGCTACAAGGCGCAGCTGCGCCGGCTGGGCCTGGCCCACGACGAGCGCCGCTCGGTGGCCACCATCGACACCGACTTCTACCGCTGGACGCAGTGGATCTTCCTGCAGGTCTTCAACTCCTGGTACGACACGGACGCGAAGCGGGCCCGCCCGATCGCCGAGCTGATCGCCGAGTTCGAGGGCGGCAACCGGCCGACCCCCGACGGCCGGCCGTGGGCGGAGCTGTCCGTCGCCGAGCGCCGGGCCGTCGTCGACGACCACCGGCTGGCGTACGTCTCGCAGGCGCCGGTCAACTGGTGCCCGGGGCTGGGCACGGTGCTGGCCAACGAGGAGGTCACCGCCGACGGCCGCTCCGAGCGGGGCAACTTCCCGGTCTTCAAGCGCAACCTGAAGCAGTGGATGATGCGGATCACCGCGTACGGCGACCGGCTGCTGGACGACCTGGACACGCTGGACTGGCCCGAGCCGATCAAGCTGATGCAGCGCAACTGGATCGGTCGCTCCACCGGTGCGCACATCGACTTCCCGACCACCGTGGAGCCGATCCGGGTGTTCACGACCCGGCCGGACACGATCTTCGGCGCCACCTACATGGTGCTGGCCCCCGAGCACGAGCTGGTCGACGCGCTGGCGCCGGCCGCCTGGCCCGAGGGCACGAAGGACGCGTGGACCGGCGGGCACGCCAACCCGCGCGCCGCCGTCGAGGCGTACCGCAAGGCGGCGGCGGCCAAGACCGACGTCGAGCGGCAGGCCGACACGAAGGAGAAGACGGGCGTCTTCGTCGGCGCGTACGCCACCAACCCGGTCACCGGCGGGCGGGTCCCGGTCTTCATCGCCGACTACGTGCTGGCCGGCTACGGCACGGGCGCGATCATGGCGGTGCCCGGCCAGGACGAGCGGGACTGGGCCTTCGCCGAGGTCTTCGAGCTGCCGATCGTGCGTACCGTGCAGCCGGCGGAGGGCTTCGACGGCAAGGCGTACACCGGGGACGGGCCGGTGATCAACAGCGCCGCGCCCGAGCGCGGCCTGGACCTGGACGGCCTGGGGGTCGCCGAGGCCAAGGCGGCGACCATCGGGTGGCTGGAGGCCAACGGGCACGGCACCGGCGCGGTGACCTACCGGCTGCGGGACTGGCTGTTCAGCCGGCAGCGCTACTGGGGCGAGCCGTTCCCCATCGTGTACGACGAGACCGGCGCCGCCATCGCGCTGCCGGAGGAGATGCTGCCGGTCGAGCTGCCCGAGGTCGACGACTTCTCGCCGCGCACGTTCGACCCGGAGGACGCCGACAGCAACCCGGAGACGCCGCTGTCGCGCCGGCGCGACTGGGTCGAGGTGGAGCTGGACCTGGGCGACGGCCCGAAGCGCTACACCCGCGAGACCAACGTGATGCCGCAGTGGGCCGGCTCCTGCTGGTACGAGCTGCGCTACCTGGACCCGACCAACTCGCAGCGCTTCGTCGACGCGGAGAACGAGGCGTACTGGATGGGGCCGCGCGGCGAGGGCGACTGCGGTGGCACCGACCTGTACGTCGGCGGCGCCGAGCACGCCGTGCTGCACCTGCTGTACGCCCGCTTCTGGCACAAGGTGCTGTACGACCTGGGGCACGTCTCGTCGTTCGAGCCGTTCCGCAAGCTGTTCAACCAGGGCTACATCCAGGCGTACGCGTACACCGACGCCCGGGGCGCCTACGTGCCGGCCGAGGAGGTCACCGAGCGCGACGGTGGCTTCTACCTGGGCGACACCCAGGTCAACCGCGAGTACGGCAAGATGGGCAAGTCCCTGAAGAACGTGGTCACGCCGGACGAGATGTGCGCCGCGTACGGGGCGGACACGTTCCGCGTCTACGAGATGTCGATGGGCCCGCTGGAGGTGTCCCGCCCGTGGGAGACCCGTGCGGTCGTCGGGTCGTACCGGTTCCTGCAGCGGGTCTGGCGGGCGGTCGTCGACGAGCAGACCGGCGCGCTGCGGGTCACCGACGCCCCCGCCGACGACGCGACGCGGCGGCTGCTGCACAAGGTGGTCGACGGGGTCCGCGGCGACATGGAGGCGATCCGGTTCAACACCGCGATCGCGAAGCTGATCGAGCTGACCAACGGGCTGACCCGGCTGGCGGAGACCCCGCGCGAGGTGGCCGAGCCGCTGGTGCTGATGCTGGCGCCGTTCGCCCCGCACGTGGCCGAGGAACTGTGGCGGCGGCTGGGGCACGACACCTCCCTGACGTACGCGGACTTCCCGACCGCCGACCCGGCGCTGCTGGTGGCGGAGACGGTGACGTATCCGGTGCAGATCAACGGCAAGGTGCGCGGCCGCGTCGAGGTCCCCGCCGACGCGTCCGAGGAGACCGTCCGCGCGGCGGCCCTGGAGGCGGTCGCGTCGTCGCTGGCCGGCAAGGAACCCCGCAAGGTCATCGTCATCAAGGGCCGCATGGTCTCCGTAGTGGCCTGA